The genomic interval AGAAGGTGTCGGTATTCTATTCACCAGACTTTCTGCCGAACAATTCAAACCCCCTGCTCTTGTAGTGGATGATCCGTCACAACTTGGCCCTCCCCCTACACTTGGAGAGCAACACCCAAATTATTGATTCTAGCTTAGAAGTTGACTCTCCATAGGATATTTCAATTAGTTCTTTACATTTTAATATTGGTTTACCTCCGATTTCGCATGGGAATAAATGTCCCACTTCATCGTgacattttttgttattttggacaaagacaaagaaaattgtACAGAATACATTATAGGAAAACATTCGCACCTTAGTGattaatggaataaaataataatatgttatGTTACTTaataatgttttatttattgttgttTAACTATGCATAAAAAGGTTCTAACGTTCTTAGTCATACCACAATACCTACTGATCTATAATTTACTTTAATAAACCAATGTTTCCAATTTTGGTTACACTTTTTGAAATATGCTAACTTTCaatcaaatttcgaatttcggtGTGTTTGCAACTTATATTTTGGATAGCTATTCTAGTTACtgtcttcttcttccataTCGCCTACAAGGTTCCAAGAACTTGGTACATCAAGATCAAGGTCCAAATCCAATTCTTCCTTCAAACTGATGTTATTCACAGGTGCACTATATGTGTTGGTGGTGGTGGATGACATTGCAGGTCGAGCATTCTTTCTCAAGGCATTTATCAACTGAAGCTGTTCAACCTAAAAGAGTATATAAACATAATAAACTCTTCGATTCCTCCAACTGCAATGTTCGAATGTCCTAACAATGATCATCTAATTGCCATGtgatcagatttttttcttgcctgcAGTGCTTCAAGCTGTCTGTCAATTTTTGAGAGCATCTTCTGAATCaactcctcctcttctttcaaCTCTTTTTGATATCTAACTAGATCATTAGTTGGCGTAATGGTGGGCATCGCCGGATTACTTGTTTTAGCAAAATTTGGATACAAACGTCAACGATACAACTGACACATGCGTGAGGTTAAGCCTGCAGACTGCCTCAGAAGACTGTCTCGAAGACACTGCCAATCGAATGATTTTGGTACTACCAGAAGACCAAGTTTCAGAGTCGGTAAGCCAGAGCCCAATTGATTTGGAGAGCATTTTATCATCAGTCAACAATTTCATTTTAGGCTCTAAAAATCTCAAAAATCCGAATCTTTTGATTTATTCGATAGTTCACTTATCCTgcacaaaaatttgaaacgaattTTCGCACTCCAATTACGGTTCTATCAATCTCGTTTTCCGTCATTGGCGAGTCATCCAGAATTCATTACGTTCGAGTTACTTTTGACAATAAATTGTGGTTTTATCCTACATTAGCGGGAACtaacagaaaaattttacagtaGAATGGTATAACTTTCTTGTTTTctgatgaatataaatttattgtaaATGTTGGATTTTTATCATTGAGATCACAATGCAATATAAGAACATGTATTCGCACAAACAATCACTTTGAAGAGGTCGGATTCCACGAGGATTCAAGCCTCTATAGATAATATAGCCATCGATATATTGaattaatatatctatgattgaattcaatatatctatgatatagCTGCATCCCTTTTACcgaatttcggttttttttttttctttttaatataGATCAATAAAAATCTCGTATCAGCTGCAAATATTTGTCTGGGTATGGAGATGGGATATCGTGCTGGTATACCATtttaataatacaataatactTTATTAATTCTACAAGAGTCCTACAAGATATTCACTAagcataatttataataataggAATTTTTAGGTACAGAGCCTTGCGTTCTTCACACGATGAATCCGTGTCGCTACTATAAtcaattatctatttttttacatAGATCTTAAATCATCGCTTCAATTCACGTCTTAAACCTGTGCAAATCTTATAAAATATAGTTCGCGTTCAATGGAAAGTGAAACAAACAAGTTTGGCAAAACTAgaagtagaaattttttttgtttccaaacaACAAAAGTTACTATATAATGATTTCATGAAATATAATGTAGAGCTtgcaattgaaaatttattctcaacAATTGATCAGTATTAAGTGAAATCAATGTCTCTCAAATTAACAAGTGCCATCCGTAAAAATTGTTCATCTATCAATCGAAGATCTGCAAAGGATtctatttacatacatacacaataTATTTAGTAGGCATATCTATCATTATCACACTATCACAAGAGGATAGTACAGACTACTCTCTGTGTCCCACAAATCTCAGGATAATTGATCAAATCCACGAATACTATAGGTATTCAATATCCAAGCCGGAATTTAACATCTTTTCTCGACTATGTTATATCCTAGTATTTTGCTAGTTTATGCAGAGTAACGAACCTATTTATTACAAAATTCGAGAATAGAGGCAATTATCCTGATCAATTGGGCGTATCGATACTATCGTCAAAATCGCATGCATAATAAAATGCAGTACATTACATCGGAGCGGTGTTAATAATTCGGTAACTTGTTTTATCGTAGTGCGTCCGCTTTTCATAGTTTGTTAATTCccgtttttcaattaattatttatttattaatttttcttcttaacataaaatatatgacTGGTAACATTTGGCCTTTGTTCACAATAACTACATCAAATAAATTCTCGTTTGTGAAAACGCAGATACGGGCGGTGCAGCTTCGAATTTTTGAGTCATCGCAGATTTTATTGTTGTAAAATTCGATAGAATCAAAgcgaaatatatacatgtatgtcaAGGTGGTCAATTtgagttttcttcattttttcatgcaATAAACACTGATCGCTTTCTTCATcctaaaattaattttcaaaatgactAAGAAAATATTGAGCTGTCCTCGAAGCTTTGAAACATCGATATCGGTCCCGAGATCGCATTTAATTCAGTAGATTCATTGCAGCCAGAGTTTCGGATggatacgaaaaaacgacgtggtttttttcttcttcatagAAATAAAATGGTTCTAAAGAAAACATTTGGCTATCAAATTCTTCATCGCCTCGCTGCGAAGGAGGGGCCTAGAGAAccggaaagttttcaatccCTCGGCGTCCATTCCGTCTTTTTTCTGACGGAGAAAAGGAGTATTCGAAAAGTCCAAAAATTATGGCTAACATCAATCCACTCACTCCTTGGAAGAAGAATTTGGTGATTCTCTGCTGTTATCACTGGTAAAATTAGCCAAGCCTATACCAGCAACTTCTAAATTAGACCCTGTTGGTGAACTGCTGCTACTTCGTGCCCCGCTTAATTGCCCAAGTTGATTCAACTGTCCCGAAGttccaccaccgccgccgttATCCGACGGTATGAGACCCTCCTTCATCcgtttcttttgtttcatccGCCTGTTTTGGAACCAGATTTTCACCTGCGTTTCGTTCAGCTGCAATGCCGAAGCTATCTCGATACGCCTAGCCCTCGTCAGGTACTTGTTGAAGTGGAACTCTTTCTCCAACTCCGTTAACTGCTTGTTCGTAAAGTTCGTACGACCCGTGTTATTAAAACCACCCGGTATCCCGGACAACGGACCGCCGCTCAGACAACTTACTGGCCCTGTCGCCGATGTCGCGTACGCCGCCGCTCCCGAGCTACCGACAGATCCACCCCCGAAGTCACCGCTCGACGGGTTCGTTTTGGGCGCTGAAACAGAATAAGGAATTACAGATATCAACCAGGTATTGTCTTCTCAGAATAATTCtgccaattttcaacgataatagagatttttttatcgctaatTCTTCGGATCGTGAGTAACTTGTCATGCGGATTTCTTGAGCAAAAATTTACGCTTGCAGGATTATATTGTTCAAATATCCCCGAAACGATCATTCTTCAAGATCATTTGCaagaaatttcatcggattCGTCAACAGCGTCCGTACATCTGGAAGAATTCGTTATAATCTTTCATTTTGAccagatttgaaaataatctctgGACGTTATTGCGAGTAACTAATACGAAAGGATTAAGCTGTCTCTACGACAGCTGTAGATTGTTCAACAAATCAACACAGCTGGTCAGTTGGGTCAGTGTCTAGGTACGGGTCAGTGTATTTTGGGGGTCGTTCGGTGAAGGAGCGCCTGCAGAATGATGGGGTTGCATATTAGCGCCGTACAGAATTTGATAGCTTATGCGCCCGCTTGAAGAGCCCCTACGATTCTCCGAGGCTGCAGGCACGTAATCCTTACAGAATAAACGCGGGGACGTAAACATTCACTTCCTGTTTTCCCTGGACACTTGCTCCCGAGCCAAACCTGGAGAAAATTCAGGAGATGTAGAATCTATACCGTAACTGTGTATATGACGTTATAGACCCGTCGAAGTTTTCAAGAAAAATAGCATACGTTATAATTAACTgttattcgttttctttttcgtttatgTGTTCGTACAGCGAAGATGACGCAACGAAGTTTGAACGAGAAGCATGAGGTTTTCTTCAATGTTTGTACGAACGAGATTACGGTATACCCTACAACTAATATGGAtacattataaaaattagtGGATTATTTAGTCGGCAAATAGGTACGTCGTAGTCAATTTGTGTAATGGAAGAGGGTGATGGAAAAACCAATCGTGGCACCATCTTGGCATCATCTTTCTGATAATATATGCGTAAAAGTCTCCCTCTGATATCGCCTTAGCTCCTGTCTGTCTCgaccttctttttttgctcaaacCTCTCGCCGAAGTGGAAAATGTTTATGGGCTTTGGCTTCacttttgaattctttttttttcaatcccttaacgttgaatgaaaatgaacttTTGTCTAATCATTCGTAAATTGTTTCTCGTACGGAAATAGATGATTATTCATTGAAAGAAGCACACGTTCATATAATTTGTGCAAAAGAGGCTATACGGCGACTAAATGGGCGGAGGCCCTCAGAATAAAgaggaaaagggagagaaaaagaattaatccGAGTATAGGGGATGAAATGGGGAGATCGAAGGGAAAAGGCGCCGGAGAATGGGAGGGATTGGAGGAAACAGGATGATC from Athalia rosae chromosome 6, iyAthRosa1.1, whole genome shotgun sequence carries:
- the LOC105687863 gene encoding uncharacterized protein LOC105687863, coding for MPTITPTNDLVRYQKELKEEEELIQKMLSKIDRQLEALQVEQLQLINALRKNARPAMSSTTTNTYSAPVNNISLKEELDLDLDLDVPSSWNLVGDMEEEDSN